From Sphingorhabdus sp. SMR4y:
CGGTGGCAGGATCGGAATTGGAAGATTTGGAAGCATGTTCGGCCATCTGACTGCTATGGCCGAACTGTGTTACCGAAGCAAGACAGATGATGCGTGCCGCAGCGCCCGCTTCTCGCTATCGGGCCAGCGCGGTTTCGGCCTGCTCGATCAGGGATTTGATAATTTCGGCCACCGATTCTTCCGCCTTCACCATGCCGACGGACTGTCCGGCCATGACACTTCCATGCTCAATATCGCCATCAATGACCGCTTTTCTGAGCGCTCCTGCCCAAAAATGTTCAATTTGTAGCTGTGCTTCTCCCATTTCGATCTCGCCGGAATCCAACAATTTGGCGACTTCGATCTGTTTGCGGGTAAATTCCTCGGTCCCCTTGTTCTTGAGCGCGCGGACCGGGATGACCGGCAGGCGCGGATCGACCTGGACGCTGGTGATCGCATCGCGGGCATTGCCGCGGATAAAAGCCTTCTTGAAATCGGGATGGGCGATCGATTCATGGGCGCAGACGAAGCGAGTGCCGAGCTGGACACCGCTGGCGCCCATTTCTAGATAGGCGGCAATCATTTCGCCGGTGCCGATGCCACCGGCAACGAACACGGGAAGCTGGTCGGCGATTTCGGGCAATATTTCTTGCGCCAGAACAGAGGTGGACACCGGCCCGATATGGCCGCCCGCTTCCATGCCCTCGATGACGATGGCGTCGACGCCGGAGCGGATGAACTTCTTGGCCAGCGCCATGGCGGGAGCAAAGCAGATGATCTTCGCGCCGGTTTCCTTGATCGCTTCCAGGCTGCCCTTGGGCGGCAGACCGCCCGCCAGAACGACATGGCTGACCTGATGCTTGCCGCAGATGCCGATCAATTCCATCAGGTCGGGATGCATGGTGATCAGATTGACGCCGAACGGTTTGTCGGTGCGCTTCTTCGTCTCGGCAATTTCCGTGTCGAGCAATTCCGGCGTCATCGCGCCGCAGGCAATCACGCCAAAGCCCCCGGCGTTGGAAATCGCGCTGACCAGATTACGCTCGGATACCCAGGACATCGCCCCGCACATGATCGCCGTGTCGCAGCCGAGAAAATCGGTGCCGCGCTGCATGAGAGACTGAAGGGTGGATTGGGTCATTGCATTTCTTTCTAAAGCTCTCTTCCCTTCAGGGGAGAGAGTCGGGAGAGAGGTAAGGTCACGTGACTTCCCCTCCCTTGATCCCTCCCCTGAAGGGGAGAGAGAATATCAGGCCGCGTCTTCTGCATCCAGACCATAAGCGGTGTGGAGCACGCGTAGCGCCAGTTCGGTATAATCTTCCTCGATCAGCACGCTGACCTTGATTTCCGAGGTGGTGATCGCCTGGATGTTGACGCCGCGCTCGGCCAGTGCCTTGAACATGGTGGCGGCGATGCCGGCATGGCTCTTCATGCCGACACCGACGACCGAAATCTTGGCGACATTGGTGTCGGGAATCAGCCGGTTGAAACCGATTTTTTCCTTTGCGCCTTCCAGCACCTGCATCGCCCGGTCGAGATCGACGCTCGGCACGGTGAAGGTCACGTCGGTTTCGCCTTTTTCGCGGCCGACATTCTGGATGATCATGTCGACGTTGATCGCCGCGTCGGCGAGCGGTGCAAAAATATCCGCCACCGCACCCGGCTTGTCGGGCACGCGCGTCAGGGTGATTTTGGCTTCATTCTTGTCATGGGCGATGCCGGTGATCAGCTGCCGTTCCATATCTTCTATCTCCATTTCGTCTTCGCTGACGATCATCGTGCCGGGCAGGTCGTCGGCGGTATGATTGGTATTTTCATCGGTAAAGGAGGAAAGCACCTGAATGCGCACGCCTTCCTTCATCGCCAGTCCTACCGAGCGGGTCTGCAATACTTTCGCGCCGACGCTGGCCAGTTCGAGCATTTCCTCGAAGGTCACCTTGTTCAGCTTTCGCGCCCGCGTCACGATCCGCGGGTCGGTGGTGTAGACGCCATCGACATCGGTGTAGATGTCGCAGCGATCGGCCTTGACCGCCGCAGCGATGGCCACAGCACTGGTATCGGAACCACCGCGTCCCAGCGTGGTAATCCGTCCGTCGTCGCTGACGCCCTGAAAGCCGGGAATGATGGCAATCTCCCCTGCGGCCATGGATGCCGCGAGCTTGTCGGCGTCGATTTCTTCGATCCGCGCCTTGCTGTGCGCCTCTATGGTGCGAACCGGCATTTGCCAGCCGAGCCAGCTGCGCGCCTTGGCGCCCAGCGACTGCAGGGCGATAGCCAGCAGGCCCGAGGTGACTTGCTCGCCAGAGGACACCACCACGTCATATTCCGCAGGGTCATAGAGGGAGCTGGCTTCGCGGCAAAAATTCACCAGCCGGTCGGTATCGCCAGCCATGGCGGAGACCACCACGGCGACTTCGTGGCCGGCGTCGGACTGTTGTTTGACGATCTGCGCCACCCGGCGGATACGTTCGATTCCGGCCATCGAGGTGCCGCCGA
This genomic window contains:
- a CDS encoding aspartate kinase; protein product: MARIVMKFGGTSMAGIERIRRVAQIVKQQSDAGHEVAVVVSAMAGDTDRLVNFCREASSLYDPAEYDVVVSSGEQVTSGLLAIALQSLGAKARSWLGWQMPVRTIEAHSKARIEEIDADKLAASMAAGEIAIIPGFQGVSDDGRITTLGRGGSDTSAVAIAAAVKADRCDIYTDVDGVYTTDPRIVTRARKLNKVTFEEMLELASVGAKVLQTRSVGLAMKEGVRIQVLSSFTDENTNHTADDLPGTMIVSEDEMEIEDMERQLITGIAHDKNEAKITLTRVPDKPGAVADIFAPLADAAINVDMIIQNVGREKGETDVTFTVPSVDLDRAMQVLEGAKEKIGFNRLIPDTNVAKISVVGVGMKSHAGIAATMFKALAERGVNIQAITTSEIKVSVLIEEDYTELALRVLHTAYGLDAEDAA
- a CDS encoding NAD(P)H-dependent flavin oxidoreductase, whose product is MTQSTLQSLMQRGTDFLGCDTAIMCGAMSWVSERNLVSAISNAGGFGVIACGAMTPELLDTEIAETKKRTDKPFGVNLITMHPDLMELIGICGKHQVSHVVLAGGLPPKGSLEAIKETGAKIICFAPAMALAKKFIRSGVDAIVIEGMEAGGHIGPVSTSVLAQEILPEIADQLPVFVAGGIGTGEMIAAYLEMGASGVQLGTRFVCAHESIAHPDFKKAFIRGNARDAITSVQVDPRLPVIPVRALKNKGTEEFTRKQIEVAKLLDSGEIEMGEAQLQIEHFWAGALRKAVIDGDIEHGSVMAGQSVGMVKAEESVAEIIKSLIEQAETALAR